A stretch of Camelina sativa cultivar DH55 chromosome 18, Cs, whole genome shotgun sequence DNA encodes these proteins:
- the LOC109130423 gene encoding protein FAM76B-like: protein MFERAKEEFDAVFHQRKSFKDGSDKMEIKSEKPEDGKKKPNMMKKAKDELKSLFQKEKPHRHHHHHHHHHHHHKETHGRSDDINENTPVDEVKAPNVFERAKEEIQAVIDSIQPKKKNETEGSDLPKSPRSVSPEKERAGLGCSIGKGLEKICSPWGDDKKD, encoded by the exons ATGTTCGAACGAGCAAAAGAGGAGTTTGATGCTGTTTTTCATCAACGCAAGAGttttaa GGATGGATCTGACAAAATGGAGATCAAATCAGAGAAACCag AAGATGGAAAGAAGAAACCGAACATGATGAAAAAGGCCAAGGATGAACTCAAATCTTTATTCCAGAAGGAGAAACCTCATcgccatcaccatcatcatcatcatcatcatcatcatcacaaagaAACTCATGGAAGGAGTGATGATATCAATGAGAACACTCCGGTGGATGAAGTGAAGGCTCCTAATGTTTTCGAGAGAGCCAAGGAAGAGATCCAGGCCGTCATTGACAGCATCCAGcccaagaagaagaatgagacaGAGGGTTCTGATTTACCTAAGTCTCCTCGGTCTGTCTCaccggagaaagagagagctggACTCGGTTGCTCTATTGGAAAGGGGCTGGAAAAGATTTGCTCTCCTTGGGGTGATGATAAAAAAGATTGA
- the LOC104761766 gene encoding uncharacterized protein LOC104761766, giving the protein MADSVLTVYSHIPKKPRLDGKSKSVHRRRELLLYDPYNDEYIRQYILYYYQFNKSEGFVIDWENLDYEFETRPIMDPFRIAAYSTNDEVIRGVACRAITQHNADTGSRIEFVDHVSASYRWCAGILYWVTFGAKDLASSNPEPRLYQTNVRLCGPTFCELYIFRLKPTDEEIAAVQVDPPPPLFGDDPELPTILFTVTGPGSGYMSIPEVSFTRIPAEVEPTMWSP; this is encoded by the exons ATGGCCGATTCTGTGTTGACGGTGTATTCACACATTCCGAAGAAACCGAGGTTGGACGGAAAATCGAAATCCGTCCACAGACGCCGAGAGCTCCTGCTGTACGATCCCTACAACGATGAATACATACGACAGTACATCTTGTACTACTACCAGTTCAATAAGAGCGAG ggtttcgtgATTGATTGGGAGAACTTGGACTATGAGTTCGAGACTAGGCCTATCATGGACCCATTTCGTATTGCTGCTTACAGTACCAATGATGAAGTTATCCGTGGCGTCGCTTGCCGTGCTATTACCCAACACAATGCTGATACG GGGAGTCGGATTGAGTTCGTGGATCACGTTTCGGCAAGTTACAGGTGGTGTGCAGGTATCCTTTATTGGGTTACGTTTGGGGCTAAGGATTTGGCATCATCCAATCCTGAGCCTAGACTTTATCAAACTAATGTTCGCCTCTGCGGACCAACCTTTTGTGAGCTTTATATCTTCAGGCTCAAACCAACTGATGAAG AGATTGCTGCTGTTCAAGtggatcctcctcctccattgtTTGGTGATGACCCAG AGTTACCAACCATATTGTTCACCGTAACGGGTCCAGGATCTGGTTACATGTCCATACCCGAAGTTTCCTTCACTCGGATTCCTGCTGAAGTTGAGCCGACCATGTGGTCACCATAA